In Nonomuraea sp. NBC_00507, the following are encoded in one genomic region:
- a CDS encoding sugar ABC transporter substrate-binding protein, with amino-acid sequence MKFGRVIAGAALVAVVTACGSGTSTTAAGSGGGKVGIDHPRADSDFWNSYIKYVPQKAGELKVDLMPATNSQNDVAKLVNNVQALTGQGAKAIVMAPQDTGAIANTLQQLENKKIPVVTVDTRPDKGKVFMVVRADNRAYGTKACEFLGDKLGGKGKVVQLQGALSSINGRDRSEAFLECMKTKFPGITVFSEPTEWEGSKAASMLQTRLEQNPDIKGIYMHAGGVHLAPTLQTLKQKGLLVPPADSKHIFVVSNDGIPQEYEAIRKGEIDATVSQPADLYAQYALFYAKAALEGKTFKAGPTDHDSTIIQLPNGLEDQLPAPLVTKDNVDDKSLWGNQVK; translated from the coding sequence ATGAAGTTCGGACGGGTGATCGCAGGTGCGGCCCTAGTAGCGGTCGTCACCGCTTGCGGCTCAGGGACGTCCACGACGGCAGCAGGAAGCGGCGGCGGCAAGGTCGGCATCGACCACCCCCGGGCCGACTCTGACTTCTGGAACTCCTACATCAAATACGTCCCCCAGAAGGCGGGCGAGCTCAAGGTGGACCTCATGCCCGCCACGAACTCGCAGAACGACGTGGCCAAGCTGGTCAACAACGTGCAGGCGTTGACCGGCCAGGGCGCCAAGGCGATCGTCATGGCCCCGCAGGACACCGGCGCCATCGCCAACACGCTGCAACAGCTCGAGAACAAGAAGATCCCCGTCGTGACCGTCGACACCCGGCCGGACAAGGGCAAGGTCTTCATGGTCGTACGCGCCGACAACCGCGCGTACGGGACCAAGGCCTGCGAGTTCCTCGGCGACAAGCTCGGCGGCAAGGGCAAGGTCGTCCAGCTCCAGGGCGCGCTCAGCTCGATCAACGGCCGTGACCGGTCCGAGGCGTTCCTGGAGTGCATGAAGACCAAGTTCCCCGGGATCACGGTGTTCAGCGAGCCGACCGAGTGGGAGGGCAGCAAGGCCGCGTCCATGCTCCAGACCCGCCTGGAGCAGAACCCCGACATCAAGGGCATCTATATGCACGCCGGCGGCGTCCACCTGGCGCCGACGCTGCAGACGCTCAAGCAGAAGGGGCTGCTCGTCCCGCCGGCCGACTCCAAGCACATCTTCGTGGTCTCCAACGACGGGATCCCGCAGGAGTACGAGGCGATCAGGAAGGGCGAGATCGACGCCACGGTGTCGCAGCCGGCCGACCTCTACGCCCAGTACGCGCTCTTCTACGCCAAGGCCGCGCTGGAGGGCAAGACGTTCAAGGCGGGCCCGACGGACCACGACAGCACGATCATCCAGCTTCCGAACGGCCTAGAGGACCAGCTCCCCGCGCCGCTTGTCACGAAGGACAACGTGGACGACAAGAGCCTCTGGGGTAACCAGGTCAAGTGA
- a CDS encoding DUF559 domain-containing protein produces the protein MNPRPRPTAPLIDRARRITRAVPQAVVCRQTAAWIWGLNILPAPPDDWPIELTAPSHLAVPDCVTCIAPLPDEDITEHKGVRITTMERTALDCARWLPRMEGVAILDQFARKGVDLGALWHRPFNSWRLRDTLSLADPGAASPRESWLRVILVEGGLLRPTTQIRVDLDDDRHVYLDLGWEDFKVAVEYDGQEHHTSTPDQQHDADRREELRRRGWRVIAVRRDIIPGQIADLLHHVADALIERGWQPGPEGTTRILRGIRAARRQSRFRSVARW, from the coding sequence GTGAACCCACGCCCTCGCCCGACAGCCCCCTTGATCGACCGTGCCAGGCGGATAACCCGCGCGGTCCCGCAGGCCGTCGTCTGTCGTCAGACGGCCGCCTGGATCTGGGGCCTGAACATCTTGCCGGCACCCCCGGACGACTGGCCGATCGAGTTGACCGCCCCCAGCCACCTGGCGGTCCCCGACTGCGTCACCTGCATCGCGCCCTTGCCCGATGAGGACATCACCGAGCACAAGGGCGTCCGCATCACGACCATGGAACGCACCGCCCTCGACTGCGCCCGCTGGTTGCCCCGCATGGAGGGTGTGGCGATCCTCGACCAGTTCGCCAGGAAGGGAGTCGACCTCGGAGCGCTGTGGCACCGCCCGTTCAACTCCTGGCGCCTGCGCGACACCCTGAGCTTGGCCGACCCCGGAGCCGCCTCCCCCAGGGAGAGCTGGCTCCGCGTCATTCTCGTGGAGGGCGGCCTTCTCAGGCCCACCACCCAAATCAGAGTCGACTTGGACGATGACAGGCACGTCTACCTCGACCTGGGCTGGGAGGACTTCAAGGTCGCCGTCGAATACGACGGCCAGGAACACCACACCTCGACTCCCGACCAGCAACACGACGCCGACCGCCGCGAGGAGCTACGCCGGCGCGGCTGGCGGGTGATCGCCGTCCGGAGAGACATCATTCCCGGCCAGATCGCCGACCTCCTCCACCACGTGGCCGACGCCCTGATCGAGCGCGGCTGGCAACCGGGCCCGGAAGGCACCACCCGCATCCTCCGCGGCATCCGCGCAGCCCGCCGCCAGTCCCGCTTCAGGTCGGTCGCTCGGTGGTGA
- a CDS encoding SDR family NAD(P)-dependent oxidoreductase, whose translation MTLKAIVTGGGSGIGLAAAALFAERGMKVACLDLTPPGEPFIGIKVDVTDDAAVRAAVADAADRLGGVDVLVNNAGIGAQGTIEDNSDSEWHRVFDVNVLGMVRVARAALPYLRKSPHAAIVNTCSIAATAGLPQRALYSATKGAVLSLTLAMAADHLREGIRVNCVNPGTADTPWVSRLLGSAPDPEAERAALNARQPMGRLVTAEEVAAAIVYLASPEAGATTGTALAVDGGMQGLRLRPID comes from the coding sequence GTGACGCTGAAAGCGATCGTGACCGGCGGCGGGTCCGGGATCGGACTGGCGGCTGCCGCCTTGTTCGCCGAGCGCGGCATGAAGGTGGCCTGCCTGGACCTCACTCCGCCGGGCGAGCCGTTCATCGGGATCAAGGTGGACGTCACCGACGACGCCGCGGTGCGCGCCGCGGTGGCCGACGCCGCCGACCGGCTCGGCGGCGTCGACGTGCTCGTCAACAACGCCGGCATCGGCGCGCAGGGCACCATCGAGGACAACTCGGACAGTGAGTGGCATCGGGTGTTCGACGTCAACGTGCTCGGCATGGTCCGGGTGGCGCGGGCGGCGCTGCCGTACCTCAGGAAGTCCCCCCATGCCGCCATCGTCAACACCTGCTCGATCGCCGCGACGGCGGGCCTGCCTCAGCGGGCCCTCTACAGCGCGACGAAGGGCGCGGTGTTGTCGCTGACGCTGGCGATGGCCGCGGACCACCTCCGCGAGGGCATCCGGGTCAACTGCGTCAATCCCGGGACCGCGGACACCCCGTGGGTCAGCAGACTGCTCGGCTCGGCCCCCGATCCGGAGGCGGAGCGGGCGGCACTCAACGCCAGGCAGCCGATGGGCCGCCTGGTCACCGCGGAAGAGGTCGCCGCGGCCATCGTCTACCTGGCCAGCCCCGAGGCCGGTGCGACCACCGGGACCGCGCTCGCGGTCGACGGCGGCATGCAGGGGCTCCGGCTCCGGCCAATCGATTAA
- a CDS encoding ABC transporter permease codes for MTAPIPRVRLARFRDLTLVPVIAILLVVGAILDPTFLTAGNLTNVLQQQSAISLLVLAEAMILIAGKFDLSLESTVGTAPAIAVMLVIPVSAGGFGIGLPGALAIPLALLIGAAIGAFNGFLIIRFQLSAFIVTLAMLIIVHGLLLGPTEGKTLFELPDSIIYLGGATWLGLPAAIWIAGLLFVAGIFGLGYFRIGRSLYAIGGNIDAARAAGIRVDRVLYGVFIVGGTLAALAGVLETGRLGAIGNNMGVGWIFMVFAAAVIGGVSMDGGKGTILGALTGVLVIGLVQNILTLIGVSGFWQPVIYGGIILIALMISRIAGGKAQD; via the coding sequence TTGACCGCACCGATTCCCCGGGTACGCCTGGCCAGGTTCCGTGACCTGACGCTCGTACCAGTGATCGCGATCCTGCTCGTCGTCGGCGCGATCCTGGACCCGACCTTCCTGACCGCGGGCAACCTGACGAACGTGCTGCAGCAGCAGTCGGCGATCTCGCTCCTCGTCCTGGCCGAGGCCATGATCCTGATCGCCGGCAAGTTCGACCTGTCGCTGGAGTCGACAGTCGGCACCGCGCCCGCGATCGCGGTGATGCTGGTGATCCCGGTGTCGGCCGGGGGGTTCGGCATCGGGCTGCCCGGCGCGCTGGCGATTCCGCTCGCGCTGCTGATCGGCGCGGCCATCGGCGCCTTCAACGGGTTTCTGATCATCAGGTTCCAGCTGTCGGCGTTCATCGTCACGCTGGCCATGCTGATCATCGTGCACGGGCTCCTGCTGGGGCCGACCGAGGGCAAGACGCTGTTCGAGCTCCCCGACTCGATCATCTACCTGGGCGGCGCCACGTGGCTCGGACTGCCCGCGGCCATCTGGATCGCCGGGCTGCTGTTCGTGGCCGGGATCTTCGGCCTCGGCTACTTCCGGATCGGCCGCTCGCTGTACGCCATCGGCGGCAACATCGACGCCGCCCGCGCCGCCGGCATCCGCGTGGACCGGGTGCTGTACGGCGTGTTCATCGTCGGCGGGACGCTGGCCGCGCTCGCCGGCGTGCTGGAGACCGGGCGCCTCGGCGCGATCGGCAACAACATGGGCGTCGGCTGGATCTTCATGGTGTTCGCCGCGGCGGTCATCGGCGGCGTGAGCATGGACGGCGGCAAGGGCACGATCCTCGGCGCGCTCACCGGTGTGCTGGTGATCGGCCTGGTGCAGAACATCCTGACGCTCATCGGCGTCTCCGGGTTCTGGCAGCCGGTGATCTACGGCGGCATCATCCTGATCGCACTGATGATCAGCCGAATCGCGGGTGGAAAGGCACAAGATTGA
- a CDS encoding cytochrome P450, with amino-acid sequence MTQVHIDLVDRDRYATAGPPHDQFAWLRANSPVHWHEGEPGFWAVTRYEDVVHVSRHSDLFSSHRKLALIEELTEEQIALQRLMMLNQDPPEHTRRRSLVNRGFTPRTIGALEQHIRDICDDLLDKCTGEIDFVTEIAAPLPLYVICELLGAPVSDRDKVFAWSNRMIGAQDPDYAANPQEGSAAAMEVYAWANQLAAQRRANPKNDIVTKLLQPDENGETLDEHEFDLFILLLVVAGNETTRNAASGGMLTLFEHPDQWDRLVADPTLTKTAADEIVRWISPVNLFRRTSTKDQELGGQQIKAEDKVVVFYAAANRDTAVFPDAEVFDIGRDPNPHIGFGGGGAHFCLGNHLAKLELRVLFEQLARRRPRLRQTGPARRLRSNFINGIKELPVTIG; translated from the coding sequence GTGACCCAGGTGCATATCGACCTCGTCGACAGGGACCGCTACGCGACCGCTGGACCACCGCATGACCAGTTCGCCTGGCTGCGCGCGAACTCTCCCGTCCACTGGCATGAAGGCGAGCCCGGTTTCTGGGCCGTCACCCGCTACGAGGACGTCGTCCACGTCTCACGCCACTCCGACCTGTTTTCCTCGCACCGCAAGCTCGCCCTGATCGAGGAGCTGACGGAGGAGCAGATCGCCCTCCAGCGGCTCATGATGCTCAATCAGGACCCACCGGAGCACACCAGACGCCGCTCCCTGGTCAACCGGGGCTTCACCCCCCGGACCATAGGAGCCCTCGAACAACACATCCGCGACATCTGCGACGACCTCCTCGACAAGTGCACGGGCGAGATCGACTTCGTCACCGAAATCGCGGCACCCCTGCCCCTCTACGTGATCTGCGAGTTGCTCGGCGCGCCCGTATCCGACCGCGACAAGGTGTTCGCCTGGTCCAACCGGATGATCGGCGCGCAGGACCCCGACTACGCCGCCAACCCCCAGGAGGGCTCCGCCGCCGCCATGGAGGTCTACGCCTGGGCCAACCAGCTGGCGGCACAGCGCAGGGCCAACCCCAAGAACGACATCGTCACCAAACTCCTGCAGCCGGACGAGAACGGCGAAACTCTCGACGAGCACGAATTCGACCTCTTCATCCTCCTCCTGGTGGTCGCCGGCAACGAGACCACCCGCAACGCCGCCTCGGGCGGCATGCTCACCCTCTTCGAGCACCCGGACCAGTGGGACCGCCTCGTCGCCGACCCCACGCTGACCAAGACGGCCGCCGACGAGATCGTCCGCTGGATCTCTCCCGTCAACCTGTTCCGCCGCACCTCCACGAAGGATCAGGAGCTGGGCGGGCAGCAGATCAAGGCCGAGGACAAGGTGGTGGTCTTCTACGCCGCCGCTAACCGCGACACCGCCGTCTTCCCCGACGCCGAGGTCTTCGACATCGGCCGCGACCCGAACCCGCACATAGGCTTCGGCGGCGGCGGCGCCCACTTCTGCCTGGGTAACCACCTCGCCAAGCTGGAACTCCGCGTCCTGTTCGAACAACTGGCCCGCCGCCGCCCCCGCCTGCGCCAAACAGGCCCGGCCCGCCGCCTGCGCTCGAACTTCATCAACGGCATCAAGGAGCTACCCGTCACCATCGGCTAA
- a CDS encoding enolase C-terminal domain-like protein: METHDVRFPTSRQLDGSDAMNPDPDYSAAYVVVKTDDGFEGHGFAFTIGRGNDIQTTAISALEPYVLGRDVEDLGTLYKDMVNDSQLRWLGPEKGVMHMAISAVVNALWDLKAKRAGKPLWRLLSEMSPEEIVDLIDFRYLSDALTPDEALQILRNAEDGKEERINQLIEVGYPAYTTSPGWLGYDDEKLRRLCKEALEQGFGQIKLKVGADLDDDRRRFRVAREVCGPDFPIAIDANQRWDVGSGIAWINALREFNPHWVEEPTSPDDVLGHAAIAKGIEPIPVATGEHVQNRIVFKQLLQAKAISYLQIDSARVGGVNENLAILLLAAKFGIPVCPHAGGVGLCELVQHLSMFDYVAITGTMEGRVIEYVDHLHEHFVDPVVIRDGRYVAPAAPGFSAEMHPESIAAHTFPGGEVWRDV; this comes from the coding sequence ATGGAGACGCACGATGTGCGGTTCCCGACGTCGCGGCAGCTGGACGGGTCGGATGCGATGAATCCGGACCCCGACTACTCCGCAGCTTATGTCGTGGTCAAGACCGATGACGGGTTCGAGGGGCACGGGTTCGCGTTCACCATCGGGCGTGGGAACGACATTCAGACGACCGCCATCAGCGCGCTCGAGCCGTACGTGCTGGGCAGGGACGTCGAGGATCTCGGCACCCTGTACAAGGACATGGTCAACGACTCGCAACTGCGCTGGCTGGGGCCGGAGAAGGGCGTCATGCACATGGCGATCTCCGCCGTGGTCAACGCCCTGTGGGATCTCAAGGCCAAACGGGCGGGCAAGCCGTTGTGGCGACTGCTGTCCGAGATGTCCCCTGAGGAGATCGTCGATCTCATCGACTTCCGCTACCTGAGCGACGCGCTGACTCCGGACGAAGCCCTCCAAATCCTGAGAAATGCGGAAGACGGTAAGGAAGAGCGGATAAATCAGCTCATCGAGGTTGGTTACCCCGCTTACACGACCTCGCCGGGGTGGCTCGGGTACGACGACGAGAAGTTGCGGCGGCTCTGCAAGGAGGCCCTGGAGCAGGGGTTCGGGCAGATCAAGCTCAAGGTCGGCGCGGACCTCGACGACGACCGGCGCCGTTTCCGGGTGGCCAGGGAGGTGTGCGGCCCCGATTTCCCGATCGCGATCGACGCCAACCAGCGCTGGGACGTCGGCTCGGGCATCGCGTGGATCAACGCGTTGCGTGAGTTCAACCCCCACTGGGTCGAGGAGCCGACCAGCCCCGACGACGTGCTCGGGCACGCCGCCATCGCCAAGGGCATCGAGCCCATCCCGGTGGCGACCGGCGAGCACGTGCAGAACCGCATTGTGTTCAAGCAACTGCTGCAGGCCAAGGCGATCTCCTACCTGCAGATCGACTCCGCCCGCGTCGGGGGGGTCAACGAGAACCTGGCGATCCTGCTGCTCGCGGCCAAGTTCGGGATCCCGGTGTGCCCGCACGCGGGCGGCGTCGGGCTGTGCGAGCTGGTGCAGCACCTGTCGATGTTCGACTACGTGGCGATCACCGGGACCATGGAAGGCCGCGTGATCGAATACGTCGACCACCTGCACGAGCACTTCGTCGACCCGGTCGTGATCCGTGACGGCCGCTACGTCGCCCCGGCCGCGCCGGGCTTCAGCGCGGAGATGCACCCCGAGTCGATCGCCGCGCACACCTTCCCCGGCGGCGAGGTCTGGAGGGACGTGTGA
- a CDS encoding fumarylacetoacetate hydrolase family protein, giving the protein MKLLRVGPVGQERPAVLDDAGNLRDIGEPEIDGAFLASGGVARVREALERGDLPVIDVEGLRVGAPIARPGKIVCIGLNYSDHAAESGLEAPAEPVVFMKAPNTVIGPYDEVLVPRGSVKTDWEVELAVIIGQKARYLSSKEEALGVIAGYAVANDVSEREFQLERGGQWDKGKSCETFNPLGPWLVTADEVGDPQSLSLRLWVNGERRQDGDTKNMIFDVAEIVRYLSQFMVLEPGDVINTGTPAGVAMGMPGQPYLKAGDVMELEIEGLGRQRQTVGQA; this is encoded by the coding sequence GTGAAGCTGCTGCGAGTAGGACCTGTCGGACAGGAGCGGCCGGCCGTGCTGGATGACGCCGGCAACCTGCGCGACATAGGAGAGCCTGAGATCGATGGCGCCTTTCTCGCCTCCGGGGGAGTGGCACGCGTCCGCGAGGCGCTCGAGCGCGGTGACCTGCCGGTCATCGACGTCGAGGGGCTGCGCGTCGGCGCGCCGATCGCGCGACCGGGCAAGATCGTCTGCATCGGCCTGAACTACAGCGACCACGCCGCGGAATCAGGCTTGGAGGCGCCGGCGGAGCCGGTCGTGTTCATGAAGGCTCCCAACACCGTGATCGGCCCGTACGACGAGGTGCTCGTGCCGCGGGGGAGCGTGAAGACCGACTGGGAGGTCGAGCTGGCCGTGATCATCGGCCAGAAGGCCCGTTATCTGAGCAGCAAAGAGGAAGCGCTGGGTGTGATCGCCGGCTATGCGGTCGCCAACGACGTGTCCGAGCGCGAATTCCAGCTCGAGCGCGGCGGGCAGTGGGACAAAGGCAAGTCGTGCGAGACGTTCAACCCCCTCGGCCCGTGGCTGGTGACGGCCGACGAGGTCGGCGACCCGCAGAGCCTGTCGCTGCGGCTCTGGGTCAACGGCGAGCGCCGCCAGGACGGCGACACCAAGAACATGATCTTCGATGTGGCGGAGATCGTGCGTTACCTCAGCCAGTTCATGGTGCTGGAGCCGGGCGACGTCATCAATACGGGCACGCCGGCCGGTGTGGCCATGGGGATGCCTGGGCAGCCGTACCTGAAGGCCGGCGACGTGATGGAGCTGGAGATCGAGGGGCTGGGGCGGCAGCGGCAGACGGTGGGGCAGGCATGA
- a CDS encoding sugar ABC transporter ATP-binding protein produces MNIHVEARNVVKRFGPTVALNGAKIAIAEGETHALVGRNGAGKSTLVSILTGLQQADEGEVLFSGQAAPALADRDAWRQRVACVYQKSTIIPALTVAENLFLNRQTDRPGPIAWRALRARARELLETYEVDVDAQALAGDLSVEQRQLVEIARALSFGARFIILDEPTARLDGPAIERLFARMRSLREQGVTMMYISHHLDEVYEICQSVTVFRDARHIVTRPVADLPHDELVAAMTGEVTAAYASRSRTPGDRVVLSGEGLSLAGRYADIDISVKSGEVVGLAGSASSGKVGLAETLVGLRKADAGTVTVNGARVKPGDVPAAMKAGLGFVPEDRHHEGFIPLLSVGENATFPIARKLGRYGIVSPMRRRAKAEQMIGTLDIKTEGPDQPVGDLSGGNAQKVVFARALVDDPTVLVVINPTAGVDVKAKQALLGAVEDAVERGAGAVVVSDELDDLRICDRVLVMFHGKVVKDVPRGWTDHELVAVMEGIED; encoded by the coding sequence ATGAACATTCACGTTGAAGCCCGAAACGTCGTCAAGCGCTTCGGCCCCACCGTGGCGCTCAACGGCGCGAAGATCGCCATCGCCGAGGGCGAGACCCATGCGCTGGTCGGTCGCAACGGCGCGGGCAAGTCCACCCTGGTGTCGATCCTCACCGGGCTCCAGCAGGCTGACGAGGGCGAGGTGCTGTTCTCCGGACAGGCGGCGCCCGCCCTCGCGGACCGCGACGCCTGGCGGCAGCGTGTCGCCTGCGTCTACCAGAAGTCCACGATCATCCCGGCGCTGACGGTCGCGGAAAACCTCTTCCTCAACCGCCAGACGGACCGCCCCGGCCCGATCGCCTGGCGCGCGCTGCGAGCCAGGGCGCGCGAGCTGCTGGAAACGTATGAGGTGGACGTGGACGCGCAGGCGCTGGCCGGGGACCTGAGCGTGGAGCAGCGCCAGCTCGTGGAGATCGCTCGCGCGCTGTCGTTCGGCGCGAGGTTCATCATCCTCGACGAGCCCACCGCCCGGCTGGACGGGCCGGCCATCGAGCGGTTGTTCGCGCGCATGCGCTCGCTGCGCGAGCAGGGCGTCACGATGATGTACATCTCGCACCACCTCGACGAGGTGTACGAGATCTGCCAGAGCGTCACGGTCTTCCGTGACGCCCGGCACATCGTGACCAGGCCGGTCGCCGACCTGCCGCACGACGAGCTGGTCGCCGCGATGACGGGGGAGGTCACGGCCGCGTACGCGTCCCGCTCCCGCACCCCCGGCGACCGGGTGGTGCTGTCGGGCGAGGGCCTGTCGCTGGCCGGCCGCTACGCAGATATTGATATTTCGGTTAAATCCGGCGAGGTCGTCGGCCTCGCCGGCTCCGCGAGCAGCGGCAAGGTCGGCCTGGCCGAGACCCTGGTCGGGCTGCGCAAGGCCGACGCGGGCACGGTCACGGTCAACGGCGCCCGGGTCAAGCCGGGCGATGTGCCGGCGGCCATGAAGGCCGGGCTCGGATTCGTGCCCGAGGATCGGCACCACGAGGGCTTCATCCCGCTCCTGTCCGTGGGGGAGAACGCCACGTTCCCGATCGCCCGCAAGCTGGGCCGCTACGGCATCGTCTCGCCGATGCGCCGCCGCGCCAAGGCCGAGCAGATGATCGGGACCCTGGACATCAAGACCGAAGGCCCCGATCAACCCGTCGGCGACCTGTCCGGGGGGAACGCGCAGAAAGTGGTGTTCGCGAGGGCGCTCGTGGATGACCCGACGGTGCTGGTCGTGATCAACCCGACCGCCGGCGTCGACGTCAAGGCCAAACAGGCCCTGCTCGGCGCCGTCGAGGACGCGGTCGAGAGGGGCGCGGGGGCGGTTGTGGTCTCCGATGAGCTCGACGACCTGCGGATCTGCGATCGCGTGCTGGTGATGTTCCACGGCAAGGTCGTGAAGGACGTGCCGCGTGGGTGGACCGACCACGAGCTCGTGGCCGTGATGGAAGGCATAGAAGATTGA